Part of the Mycoplasma mycoides subsp. mycoides SC str. PG1 genome is shown below.
TAAAATGAACAACAGCAAAGTAAAAATAATTACTGGAATTAGAAGATGTGGTAAATCATTTTTATTATTTAATTTGTTTTATAAATATTTAATTTCTATAAATATTCCATCTGATCAAATTATAAAAATATCTCTAGATGGCTATGATAATAGAATGTATAGAACACCAACTACTTTAAATAACTTTATACAAAGTAAAATAACAAATAAAAATAAAAAATATTATTTATTAATTGATGAAATTCAATATTGCGAACCAGAAATAAATGAGTTTGCTCCAAATACAGAAAAAATTACTTTTGTAGATGTTCTTTTAAGTTTTTATAATAATCCAAATCTTGATGTTTATGTAACTGGAAGTAATTCAAAAATGCTATCTACAGATATACTTACTCAATTTAGAGGTAGGGGTGATGAAATATCTTTGAATACTTTATCTTTTTTTGAAATATATGATTTATTTGAGAATAAAGACAAAGCATTAAAACACTATATGTTATACGGTGGGTTACCAGCTATTTATAATCTAAAAACAGACGAAGAAAAACAAAAGTATTTAAAAAATACAGTTGATGAAACATATATTAAAGACATATTAGAAAGAAATTCTCTTACTAGTGAAACTGGTGAAATTTTAGATACTTTATTAAATTTTATCTCTTCAGCAATTGGATCATTGACAAATCCCTTAAGACTTGCAAATCGTTTTATGTCTGAAAAAAATATTAAAATCAATTCTACGACCATATCAAAATATTTAAATATCTTTAAAGAATCTTTTTTGATTAGAAGCTCTATTAGATATGATGTAAAAGGTAGTAAATATTTTAACACACCTTTAAAGTATTATTTTACTGATATTGGTTTAAGAAATGCGAAGCCAAGCTTTAGACAATATGAAGAAAACCACATTATGGAAAATATTATTTATAACGAACTTTATAGAAGAGATTTTAATATTGATATAGGAATTGTTGAAATATAACAAAATCAAAATAATAAAAGAACAAGAACAACACTAGAAATAGATTTTATAGCAAGTAAAAATCATCAAAAATATTATATTCAATCAGCATATAGTATTTGAGATTCTCAAAAAAAAGAACAAGAAACAAGATCACTAAATAATGTAAATGATAGTTTTAAAAAAATTGTTGTTGTATATGAAGATATAATTCCATGACATGATAATAATGGTATTTATTATGTTGGTTTAAAAGAATTTTTATTAGATGAATCTATTTTAAATAATTAAAAAACATATTTCATGACATTGATTCTAACAATAATATTTAATTTTATAATACTAGTCAAATTTCTTTATAATTAATGTTAAGGTCAAATCATTTTTAAAATAGATAGGAAAATATATGCTTAAATTTAATGATAAAAAAGAAGAATTAACTTTAGTTTGTTTAACTGATGTTAAAAATAAAAAGTATGTAGTAGATACTGATTTATCAACTTCATTTATTAGTGATGAAAAAACTATTTATATGGTAATTAAAAAAGATCAAAAAGATCTATTTAGAAAATTAAAAATTGCTTTTAAAAATTTTGTGTTAGAAAATAAATACAATATTAATGTTGATGTTGATTCATTTTTTAATTTATTAAATGAATGTGATTGTAAAGAAAATTAATTAACACAATTTATGAAACAATTGCTTTTGAAACTTTTGATAAAGTAAGTTATAAAAAAGATAATAAGCCAAATGAAGTAGTATATAACTTATTAACTAGTTTTGATGTTAAAGAATTAGAACAAAAAGAAGCTATTAAAATGGAGTTTGTAAACTTTGCAAGAATGCTACAAGACACTCCACCAAACATTGCAACAAGTGAATATTTAGCTGAAAAAATAATTCAAAAAGCAAAAGAAATAGATGGACTTAAGGTTACTGTTTTAGCTAAAAAAGAGGCTACTAAATTAGGAATGAACTTATTTTTAGCAGTTAATGCAGGATCAATATATGAACCACAAGCTGTAGTTTTAGAATATATTGGTGATGAAAATGAACCAAAAAAAGCTCTAGTTGGAAAAGGAATTACTTTTGATAGTGGAGGTTATAATTTAAAACCAACTAAATATTTAGAAGGTATGAAATTTGATATGTCTGGAGCTGCTATTATGCTTTCAACTGTTATGGCATTAGCTAAAATAAAAGCTAAAGTTAATGTTGTTGGTATTGGTATGTTTACAGATAATAGAATTGGATCAACTGCTACTTTACCTCAATCAGTTGTTAAATCTATGAACGGATTAACTGTTGAAATCGATGATACTGATGCTGAAGGAAGATTAGTATTAGCTGATGGGATTACTTATGTAATTAGAGAAAAACAAGCAACTGAAATTTGAGAAGCTTCAACTTTAACTGGATCTGTTGTTTCAGCTTTAGGAAGTTATGCTACTGGAGTATTTACTCATTGTGATAAGAGATGAAAAATAGTTGAAAGTGTTTCAAAATTTAGTGGTGAAAGAATGTGAAGATTACCACTATATGAAGAACATCTAGAAGAAGTTAGAAATGATGCAATCAATGCTGATATTACAAACGCTACAAAAAACTATGAAGCAGAAAGTTCAAAAGCAGCTAGTTTTTTAAATGAATTTAGAGAAGATAAACCTTATGTTCATTTTGATATTGCTGGAACTGATAGTATTAAAGGTAGAGGTCAAGGAGTTTTAGTTAGAACTCTATTTGAAATATTTAATAAATAAATTAAGGAAACTATTATGAAATTAAAAAATTGAACATTTTATAAAGCAAAACAATTTGTAAAATTAAATGAATCTAATGAAATTTTAAAAGATATAGCTGTATTAGTTTTAAGACCAGATATTAATAAAGAAAAAACACTTTTAGCTATTGGATTAGATAAAAAAGTAGTTAATTCACTAATTATTGATTTACAAAATAAAGTATTTGAAGAAAATGAATTATTTGAAATTTTTAAAGAAAACATTGGATTTGTTTTAACTGAAGAAATTAGCGAAATTGATGCTAAAGGTTTAAATTTATCAAATCCAATTCATCCAGATAACATTAAATCAATTATTAAAATTTATAATTTATTTTTAAATGTTGAACCAATTGAATTTGATACTAAAGACTATCAAGATTTAGAAACTATTCAAAACCAAGAAGATGTTTTTACTAATGTTGATTTTGAAAACATTCCATTACCTGCTTTATTACAAACTTTAAATGTTGGTATGGAAAATTATAAACAAAGAGTTGAAGAAATTTTTGAATTAGATGGAAAAGAATCTATAAACAAAAAATTAGAACTAGTTAATATTCAATCTAATTTAATTGCTTTTTTTGATCAAGCATTAAGAAAAATGGATGAAATTATTACTAAACTAAGTGAACAAAATGCTGAGTTAATTAAAAAATTAGAAAGTCAGGAAAAATAATGAAAAGACCTGAAGCCTTAAAAGAATATAAATGAGATTTTGATTATTTATATAAAAATCAAGATGAATGGAAAAAAGATTTAGATTATTTAGTTGAGATTTCTAAAGAATTTAAAAATTTTAAAAATAAATTACATCAAAAAGAAACTTTTTTAAAATGTTTAGATTTAGATGAAAAAGTTAATTTTATTACAAACAAACTTTCAACTTATACAAAAATGGGAGACACTAATCAAGCTGATGAAGTTTATAGAACTTTAGAAGCTTGATTAATGAATGTCTTACAAGATATTGAAATTGAAACTTCTTTTATTTCACCAGAAACTAAAAAAATTGGTTTTGAAACTATTTCTAAATGACTAAAAGAAACTAAAGATTATCAAAGATATTTATATGGTTATAAAAAATTCTTTGAACAAACAAAGCACATTTTAAGTGAACATGATGAAGAATTATTATCAAAAATATCTAAAGGTTATACTGCAATTTCAGGAATGTATGATACATTAGCTTATGCTGATAGACAAGAAGAAACAATTAACTATAAAGGTATTGATCAAGTTTTAACTAATTCTTTATTTTTAGAAATTCTACAAGATTCAGATCCAATTAAAGATCAAGATTTAAGATTAAAAGCAAGCGCAATTTTTTCAAAAAACTTTAGTTCAAAAAAACATAGTTTTGCTTTAATTTATGAAGGAATTTTACAATCAGATCATGAAGATACTAAATTAAGAAATTATGAATCAAGTTTACAAGCTAGTTTAAGTTCTGACTCAGTTCCTGTTGATATTTATTTAAAACTTTTAGAAGTTGGTAAAAAATATATCAAACCTTTAGAAGACTTTTTATTACTAACTAAAAAACATTTTAAATTAGATAAATTTTATCCAAGTGATAAACAACTAAAATTAGTTAAAGAATATAATCAAACTTTTACAGTTGAACAAGCAAAAGAACATATTAGAAAAGCTTTAAGTATACTAGGTGAAGAATATTTAAAAAATTTAGAAATTGCTTGAGGGCCAAACAAAATTGATTATTATGAAGATACTAATAAAAGAGATGGTGCTTATTCAACTGGTGGACATGGTGTTGATCCAATTATTTTAATGAACTGAGATGATAAATTAAATTCAGTTAATACTTTAGCTCATGAATGTGGTCATTCTGTTCACACTTTATTTTCAGAACAAAGCCAAGTTTATCCACTAAGTCAATATCCAATTATTTTAGCTGAAGTAGCTTCAACTATTAATGAACATTTATTATTTGATTACATGTATAAAAACACTAAGTCAAAAGAAGAAAAGATTTACTTATTACAAGAAAGAATCTTTAATTTAGTTTCAACATTTTATAGACAAATTCAATTTGCTGATTTTGAATATAGAGCAAGTCAACTAGTAAGTAATAAAACTCCTTTAACTAGTGAAGTTTTAAATAATCTATTTAAAGAAGTTGAAAATGATTATGGTTATAAAATATTTGACAAATTAGATGATAATATCAAATCAGGTTATGGATGACCTAGAATTAGTCATTTTTTCCACTCACCATTTTATGTTTATAAATATGCAATTGATGTAACTGCTAGTTATAAATTATATGATGATATTAAAAGGGGAAACATTCAAACTACACTTGACTTTTTAAAAGCAGGTGGACATAAAGAGCCTTTAGAAATCATGTTAGATGTTGGTATTGATTTTAATAAAGAACAAACATATTTACCCTTAATTAATGGAATATCTGATCATATTAAAGAATTAGAAGAACTATTAAAATAATAATAAAAAATCTCAGAAGAATTCTCCCGAACCCCATATTTCGGACTAAAATCCAGGAAATGGGGTTTTTATATGTCTAAATTAAATTTAGAAAAAAAGTTAAAAATTGTTAAAGAAGCTAAAAAACTTAATATTAAAAAGAGTACTTATTTAGCAAATAAATATGATATTTCAGTTGATACTGTAGAAAGTTTAGTTAATAGATTTGAAGCGTTTGGAATAGAAGGGCTAATTAATAAGGAAAAAAAGCCTTATTATAGTGCAAAGCTAAAACTAAAAATTGTATTATATAAACTTGAAACTAATCACTCATATGATGAAGTCGCAAAAAAGTTTAATATTATTTATTCATCAACTATAGCTGGTTGAGTTAAAAAATATAGAGAATATGGATTTTTAGGGTTAAATAATAATATAGGAAGACCTAAGAAAATTATGAAAAACCCTAATAAAAAACCAGCTAAAATAAAGAAATCACAAGTAAAAATCAATAATGAAAAACAAATTAAAGAATTAAAAGAACAAGTGGAATACTATAAGTTGGAGGCTGAATTCTAAAAAAAGTTCCACACCTTGTTGACAAAAGAAAAATCAACAAGGAAAAAACAAAAGTAGTTTTAGAATTGTTAAAAACACATAAAAAAGTTAAGATTTCTATTCTCTTAAAAATAGCTAAATTACCTAAATCGTCTTTTTATGAATGAAAACATAAGTTAGAAAATACAATAGATAAAGATAAAGAATTAAAGGAAATGATTGTTGACATTTTTAGCAAATCATTTGAAACGTATGGGTATAGAAGGCTAAAAATGGCCTTAAAATCAAAAGGATATATTGTAAATCACAAAAAGATTTTAAGGTTAACTAAAGAGCTTGGAGTTCAGTGTATTAAATTTAGAACAAAAAATGGAAGATATAGTTCTTATAAAGGAACTGTTGGAAAAATTGCAGATAATGTTTTAAAAAGAAATTTTCATTCTTTACAAGCAAACAAACTTTGAT
Proteins encoded:
- the pepF gene encoding oligoendopeptidase F, with product MKRPEALKEYKWDFDYLYKNQDEWKKDLDYLVEISKEFKNFKNKLHQKETFLKCLDLDEKVNFITNKLSTYTKMGDTNQADEVYRTLEAWLMNVLQDIEIETSFISPETKKIGFETISKWLKETKDYQRYLYGYKKFFEQTKHILSEHDEELLSKISKGYTAISGMYDTLAYADRQEETINYKGIDQVLTNSLFLEILQDSDPIKDQDLRLKASAIFSKNFSSKKHSFALIYEGILQSDHEDTKLRNYESSLQASLSSDSVPVDIYLKLLEVGKKYIKPLEDFLLLTKKHFKLDKFYPSDKQLKLVKEYNQTFTVEQAKEHIRKALSILGEEYLKNLEIAWGPNKIDYYEDTNKRDGAYSTGGHGVDPIILMNWDDKLNSVNTLAHECGHSVHTLFSEQSQVYPLSQYPIILAEVASTINEHLLFDYMYKNTKSKEEKIYLLQERIFNLVSTFYRQIQFADFEYRASQLVSNKTPLTSEVLNNLFKEVENDYGYKIFDKLDDNIKSGYGWPRISHFFHSPFYVYKYAIDVTASYKLYDDIKRGNIQTTLDFLKAGGHKEPLEIMLDVGIDFNKEQTYLPLINGISDHIKELEELLK
- a CDS encoding IS3-like element IS1296 family transposase (programmed frameshift), with product MSKLNLEKKLKIVKEAKKLNIKKSTYLANKYDISVDTVESLVNRFEAFGIEGLINKEKKPYYSAKLKLKIVLYKLETNHSYDEVAKKFNIIYSSTIAGWVKKYREYGFLGLNNNIGRPKKIMKNPNKKPAKIKKSQVKINNEKQIKELKEQVEYYKLEAEFLKKVPHLVDKRKINKEKTKVVLELLKTHKKVKISILLKIAKLPKSSFYEWKHKLENTIDKDKELKEMIVDIFSKSFETYGYRRLKMALKSKGYIVNHKKILRLTKELGVQCIKFRTKNGRYSSYKGTVGKIADNVLKRNFHSLQANKLWCTDVTEFKVNGQKLYLSPIIDLYNDEIISYSIQTNPNLNLTNSMLDKALKKVKNTNGLLIHSDQGFHYQHISWAKKLEENNITQSMSRKGNCLDNAIIENFFGLLKQEIYYGEKYNSVEELTKRIHKYIYWYNNIRIKEKLKGLSPVQFRKQSCYNIEKF